The Littorina saxatilis isolate snail1 linkage group LG13, US_GU_Lsax_2.0, whole genome shotgun sequence genome contains a region encoding:
- the LOC138946192 gene encoding uncharacterized protein, with protein sequence MAFLQVGKNTVRALTFFLPLGVSLVLNLALVIALRTHFANRRAIRTSNGKNGQGNPEGQTSKPSNTKAETQTTKLILAFSFTFVLLALPRAVNHTLTTYVDGYGIFQQEHYLYQTVTKLTQLLTHATEVTLFFVCLVYSRRFRQALQRMACVGMCRKLLRKSSGPSKTTGETATDGSTGNFDNITETQNDTVDDSV encoded by the exons ATGGCGTTTCTCCAGGTTGGAAAAAACACAGTGCGCGCGCTGACCTTCTTCCTTCCTCTTGGTGTGTCCCTGGTGCTCAACCTGGCTCTGGTCATCGCTCTGCGCACACACTTCGCTAACCGCAGAGCCATCAGGACATCCAATG GCAAAAACGGTCAAGGGAACCCTGAAGGCCAGACGTCCAAGCCCAGCAACACAAAGGCAGAAACTCAGACCACCAAGTTGATCTTAGCCTTTTCTTTCACCTTCGTGCTGCTAGCCCTGCCCCGTGCTGTCAACCATACGCTCACTACCTACGTTGACGGCTATGGTATCTTCCAGCAAGAACACTACCTGTATCAG ACGGTGACGAAACTCACTCAATTGTTGACCCACGCGACGGAAGTGACGTTGTTCTTCGTCTGCCTCGTGTACAGTCGTCGCTTCCGGCAGGCTCTGCAACGAATGGCCTGTGTGGGCATGTGCAGGAAGTTGCTCCGGAAGTCAAGTGGGCCATCGAAAACTACAGGGGAAACCGCCACGGATGGCAGCACTGggaattttgataacataacgGAAACTCAAAACGATACAGTTGATGATTCTGTTTAA